A stretch of Desulfotalea psychrophila LSv54 DNA encodes these proteins:
- the murB gene encoding UDP-N-acetylmuramate dehydrogenase — protein MKEEKKRALSRLVLTPVQWERSLALHTSFAIGGPARALVQVVNEEELAEVVQFLRAEDIAWRVIGRGTNLVVADEGYIGVIILLKGDFATISICPPTGKTVAATVGAGISLSRLCKSCQERGLSGLEFMYGIPGTLGGAVIMNAGAWGGEISDVLLGVSLLSADGIVDISSAEMNFSHRAWQDYEERWPNAVILSARFLLRPVGQEVVKSHCDSVMAKRRLAQPIKQPNAGSFFKNPVGESAGRLIDSCGLKGLTFGKVMVSPEHANFVVNTGGGTSADIRNLMKEVQGTVFRETGISLQPEVHFI, from the coding sequence ATGAAAGAGGAAAAAAAGAGAGCTTTATCCCGTTTGGTTTTGACTCCCGTGCAATGGGAGAGATCTCTTGCCCTGCATACCTCCTTTGCTATAGGTGGACCTGCAAGGGCCCTGGTTCAGGTGGTGAACGAGGAAGAACTGGCTGAGGTGGTGCAATTTTTACGAGCAGAGGATATTGCCTGGCGGGTCATAGGACGGGGGACAAATCTCGTTGTGGCTGACGAGGGTTATATTGGTGTTATTATCCTGCTTAAGGGGGATTTTGCCACCATCAGTATCTGTCCGCCAACGGGAAAGACTGTTGCAGCTACGGTTGGTGCAGGTATAAGCCTGTCTCGTCTCTGTAAGAGCTGTCAGGAGCGGGGACTGTCTGGTCTTGAATTTATGTATGGTATTCCGGGTACCTTGGGTGGAGCGGTTATCATGAATGCCGGCGCCTGGGGTGGTGAAATTTCAGATGTCCTGCTTGGGGTAAGCCTTTTGAGCGCAGATGGAATTGTCGATATCTCTTCGGCGGAGATGAACTTCTCCCATCGAGCCTGGCAGGATTATGAAGAGAGGTGGCCTAATGCTGTGATCTTGTCGGCGCGTTTTCTTCTCAGACCTGTGGGGCAGGAGGTCGTAAAGTCTCACTGTGATAGTGTTATGGCTAAACGCCGCTTGGCTCAGCCGATAAAACAGCCCAATGCTGGCTCTTTTTTTAAAAATCCGGTGGGTGAGAGTGCAGGCAGACTTATTGACTCCTGTGGTTTGAAAGGGTTAACCTTTGGTAAGGTGATGGTTTCTCCTGAGCATGCCAATTTTGTGGTTAATACAGGTGGTGGCACATCGGCTGACATCAGGAATTTGATGAAAGAGGTTCAGGGCACTGTCTTTCGTGAGACAGGGATAAGTCTTCAACCGGAGGTGCATTTTATTTAA
- the murG gene encoding undecaprenyldiphospho-muramoylpentapeptide beta-N-acetylglucosaminyltransferase has protein sequence MKETRRKRILLTGGGTGGHLFPAIAAAQQFCREYPGAEVLFVGTKRKMDAETLERYGFKGVAINSYGLKGKNMRELVKALLVLPISCLQALFILARFRPDLVLGVGGYVTGPVVAMAKLCRRPTLIHEQNSVPGLANRKLAKLVDRVCVSLPASASCFPADKVVFTGNPVRENLVALAAKAREVKEGVTLLVLGGSQGARSLNRLIVEAFVGVGSESLAGINLIHQTGTKDLAWVKQAYGDAGRDVWVEPFFKDMDAVYSQADILVSRAGATTLAELATLGKPVILVPYPFAADNHQQKNAEYYVQGGGALLFKESELTAPQLVEAVISIATNREQRERMEFNQRRLAPTDAAGKIVAVCRQLINRDEL, from the coding sequence ATGAAAGAGACCAGACGCAAAAGAATTCTTTTAACAGGTGGGGGCACCGGAGGACATCTCTTTCCAGCAATTGCCGCTGCCCAACAGTTTTGTCGGGAATATCCCGGGGCCGAGGTGCTCTTTGTCGGAACCAAGAGAAAGATGGATGCAGAGACTTTGGAACGTTATGGTTTTAAAGGCGTTGCCATTAATAGTTATGGATTGAAGGGAAAAAATATGCGGGAGCTTGTAAAGGCCCTGCTTGTCTTGCCAATATCCTGCCTGCAGGCTCTCTTCATTCTGGCCCGTTTTCGTCCGGATCTTGTCCTTGGGGTCGGTGGTTATGTGACTGGCCCCGTGGTTGCCATGGCCAAGTTATGTCGTCGTCCCACCCTTATCCATGAGCAAAATTCAGTGCCGGGCCTTGCCAATAGAAAACTGGCTAAATTGGTGGACAGGGTATGTGTCTCTCTGCCCGCCAGTGCCTCCTGTTTTCCTGCCGACAAGGTTGTCTTTACCGGTAATCCGGTAAGAGAAAATCTTGTTGCCCTTGCTGCTAAGGCAAGAGAGGTGAAGGAGGGCGTGACCCTATTGGTGCTTGGTGGTAGCCAGGGGGCAAGGAGTCTCAATCGTCTTATTGTTGAGGCTTTTGTTGGTGTAGGCAGTGAGTCGCTCGCCGGGATAAATCTCATTCATCAGACGGGGACAAAGGATCTTGCCTGGGTAAAACAGGCCTATGGGGATGCGGGTAGGGACGTCTGGGTAGAACCCTTTTTTAAAGATATGGATGCCGTCTATTCACAGGCGGATATTTTGGTTTCCCGGGCCGGGGCAACCACCCTGGCAGAGCTTGCCACCTTGGGTAAACCGGTGATTCTTGTGCCCTATCCCTTTGCAGCAGATAATCACCAACAGAAGAATGCTGAGTATTATGTTCAGGGTGGTGGTGCTCTCCTCTTTAAGGAGAGTGAGCTTACAGCTCCGCAACTTGTTGAGGCAGTTATTTCTATTGCAACGAACAGGGAACAGCGAGAAAGAATGGAGTTTAATCAACGCAGGCTTGCTCCTACCGATGCCGCTGGTAAAATTGTGGCGGTATGCAGGCAATTAATTAACAGAGACGAGTTATAG
- the murC gene encoding UDP-N-acetylmuramate--L-alanine ligase, translating to MYRENHHIHFVGIGGIGMSGIAELLLHLGYSVSGSDLRSSATTKRLQDLGATIYEGHQAASCAGASVVVTSSAVAEDNPEVVQAREDKIPVIPRAEMLAELMRLKTFGIAVAGSHGKTSTTSLIGCLLSQTGFDPTIVVGGKVDSFGGNAKLGEGDFLVAEADESDGSFLKLSPVLEVVTNIDLEHLDYYTDIEHIKETFLSFIDKIPFYGAAIVCLDDENVAAILPQVQKRLITYGLTPQADVSADNLRFAAGRSTFRVRAAGEVLGEISVFPSGTHNVYNALAAVAIGLELEIPFGKIATALASFGGVQRRMQHKGEGKGITVIDDYAHHPTEIRASLKAIKETWPEKRLVVLFQPHRYSRTQALFEEFKTCFHQADCLIMTDIYEASESPIEGVSTEILLEAIKAHGQRYTRHIPEIASLATEVMPNLREGDLVVTLGAGNIVQAGEEICQLLGQE from the coding sequence ATGTATAGAGAAAATCATCATATTCATTTTGTGGGCATTGGTGGCATTGGTATGAGCGGTATAGCAGAGTTGCTACTTCATTTGGGGTATTCTGTTTCCGGCTCCGACCTGCGCAGTTCGGCCACCACCAAACGTCTTCAGGATTTGGGCGCTACTATTTATGAGGGGCATCAGGCCGCCTCATGTGCCGGGGCCAGTGTGGTGGTTACCTCTTCTGCCGTGGCCGAAGATAATCCCGAGGTGGTGCAGGCAAGAGAGGATAAGATTCCCGTTATCCCCCGGGCTGAGATGCTTGCTGAACTTATGCGCCTGAAGACATTTGGTATTGCCGTGGCAGGCAGCCATGGTAAGACCTCAACGACCTCCCTGATAGGCTGTCTTCTTTCCCAGACGGGTTTTGATCCTACCATTGTGGTGGGCGGTAAGGTGGATAGTTTTGGCGGAAATGCCAAGTTGGGCGAGGGTGACTTTTTGGTGGCTGAGGCCGACGAGAGTGATGGCTCTTTTTTAAAGCTCTCCCCCGTCCTTGAGGTTGTTACCAATATAGATCTTGAACATCTCGATTATTATACTGATATTGAGCATATAAAAGAGACTTTTTTAAGTTTCATCGATAAGATACCTTTTTATGGTGCTGCAATTGTCTGTCTCGATGATGAAAATGTGGCAGCCATTCTGCCTCAGGTACAAAAACGACTGATTACCTATGGGCTTACTCCGCAGGCCGATGTCTCAGCGGACAATCTACGCTTTGCCGCTGGTCGTTCCACTTTTAGGGTACGTGCTGCAGGTGAAGTTTTGGGCGAAATATCTGTCTTTCCCTCTGGAACCCATAATGTCTACAATGCCCTTGCCGCTGTTGCCATAGGGCTTGAGCTTGAGATTCCTTTTGGGAAAATTGCTACGGCTCTTGCCTCTTTTGGCGGTGTTCAGCGTAGAATGCAGCATAAGGGAGAGGGGAAGGGGATTACTGTTATTGATGATTACGCTCATCATCCGACAGAAATACGGGCCAGCCTTAAGGCAATTAAGGAGACCTGGCCGGAAAAACGATTGGTTGTCCTCTTTCAACCCCATCGCTACTCTCGAACCCAGGCCCTGTTTGAGGAGTTTAAAACCTGTTTTCATCAGGCTGATTGTCTTATTATGACAGATATTTATGAGGCAAGCGAGAGTCCTATAGAGGGGGTCAGCACAGAAATATTACTCGAGGCTATTAAGGCCCATGGGCAGCGCTATACCCGACATATCCCTGAAATTGCATCTCTTGCGACGGAGGTGATGCCTAATCTGCGAGAGGGCGATCTTGTTGTGACTCTGGGGGCGGGAAATATTGTCCAGGCGGGAGAAGAAATATGTCAACTACTTGGTCAGGAGTAA